From a single Bacteroidia bacterium genomic region:
- a CDS encoding GIY-YIG nuclease family protein gives MYSTYILRSLSTGRHYYGQTNNLEVRLAQHQSGKEKSTKNRGPWELIYFETFKTRAEAMKREKFFKSPAGWGWLKAQKII, from the coding sequence ATGTACAGCACATACATATTGCGAAGTCTGTCGACGGGCCGGCACTATTACGGGCAGACGAATAACCTGGAAGTTCGTCTTGCGCAGCACCAGTCCGGGAAAGAAAAATCTACCAAAAACCGTGGTCCGTGGGAGCTGATTTATTTTGAGACATTCAAGACACGTGCAGAGGCTATGAAGCGGGAGAAATTTTTCAAGAGTCCAGCGGGATGGGGCTGGCTGAAGGCGCAGAAAATCATTTAG
- a CDS encoding sodium:solute symporter family protein: MPTQYFKRKWIIGIAVIICAGVGVATYFRANFNWLGLVVVMIFYFLIFAVGIWAGKEKPGDGPDSFLLAGRKLPLWVAIMTMAATWIDGGYINGTAEYAAVNGLVWVQAPWGYAMSLIIGGIFFARKMRRFQFQTMLDPLSQRYGTKATALFFLPAVSGEIFWTAAILTALGTTFSIILGLSIEVSIIVSAAVAIIYTTLGGLRSVAYTDVLQLFMLIVGLFVVLPVIILHAGGMETLWETYLAKHGAAAYPIPDHASMGNYYWNWWDFALLLMLGGIPWQVYFQRVLATKSESAAMWLSILAGAICLIVAVPAAIIGMIGGTTDWAALGLSGPESGAATLPYVFQNLTTPIMALVGLATVAAAVMSSIDSSILSASSLAAWNVYKPLIKPDLSAVDLKKIIRRTIYIVGVSATILSLKVDSVYALWSLCSDFVYCLLFPALVCAMFDPKANTPGAVAGFAVAAFLRFGGGDPTLGLPVILPYPMIEDGMVLFPFRTLSMISGLITIIVISRITQKKYPAKVLSMVKNPIPLSPDSNV, encoded by the coding sequence ATGCCAACTCAGTATTTTAAGAGAAAATGGATTATTGGAATTGCCGTGATCATCTGCGCAGGTGTGGGAGTGGCGACTTATTTCAGGGCCAATTTTAACTGGCTGGGGCTGGTAGTAGTAATGATTTTTTACTTCCTGATTTTTGCAGTCGGAATATGGGCAGGAAAAGAAAAACCCGGCGACGGCCCCGATTCATTTTTGCTGGCGGGCCGGAAACTTCCCCTTTGGGTCGCCATCATGACTATGGCTGCCACCTGGATTGACGGAGGTTATATCAACGGAACTGCTGAGTATGCAGCGGTAAACGGGCTGGTTTGGGTGCAGGCACCCTGGGGATATGCGATGAGTCTGATCATCGGCGGAATATTTTTTGCCAGAAAGATGCGGAGGTTTCAGTTCCAGACCATGCTTGACCCGCTAAGTCAGCGGTATGGCACCAAAGCCACGGCGCTGTTTTTTCTCCCCGCCGTCTCTGGCGAAATTTTCTGGACAGCCGCCATTCTCACGGCATTAGGCACAACGTTCTCTATTATTCTGGGGTTAAGTATAGAGGTATCGATCATCGTTTCGGCGGCGGTGGCGATTATTTATACCACCCTTGGCGGTTTGCGCTCTGTAGCATATACCGATGTCTTACAGCTTTTTATGCTGATTGTGGGGCTTTTTGTAGTATTACCGGTGATCATTCTTCACGCGGGAGGGATGGAAACCCTTTGGGAAACATACCTGGCCAAACACGGTGCCGCCGCCTATCCGATTCCAGATCATGCCAGTATGGGCAACTACTACTGGAACTGGTGGGATTTTGCCTTGCTGCTGATGTTGGGAGGAATCCCCTGGCAGGTTTATTTTCAACGGGTACTCGCTACAAAAAGCGAATCTGCAGCTATGTGGCTGTCTATTCTGGCTGGGGCAATTTGTCTCATTGTCGCTGTTCCCGCAGCAATTATTGGTATGATCGGCGGCACGACAGACTGGGCTGCGCTGGGGCTTTCCGGCCCGGAAAGCGGAGCGGCAACCCTGCCTTACGTATTCCAAAATCTGACGACACCGATCATGGCACTGGTTGGTCTTGCCACCGTTGCTGCAGCGGTAATGTCTTCGATTGATTCATCGATTCTCTCGGCGAGCTCACTGGCCGCCTGGAATGTTTACAAACCGCTGATCAAACCCGATCTTTCAGCCGTTGATCTGAAAAAAATCATTCGCCGCACGATCTATATTGTCGGGGTATCTGCAACCATACTTTCACTGAAAGTGGACTCTGTCTATGCCTTATGGTCGCTTTGCAGCGATTTTGTGTATTGTCTCTTGTTTCCGGCGCTGGTATGCGCCATGTTTGATCCCAAAGCCAATACCCCGGGTGCTGTAGCCGGATTTGCTGTCGCAGCATTTTTAAGATTTGGCGGAGGGGATCCCACACTTGGGTTACCCGTGATTTTACCTTACCCCATGATCGAAGATGGAATGGTTTTATTTCCCTTCCGAACGCTCTCCATGATCAGCGGATTGATTACGATTATCGTTATTTCCCGAATTACTCAGAAAAAATACCCGGCAAAAGTGCTGTCCATGGTAAAAAATCCAATACCTTTGTCGCCTGATTCAAACGTGTAA
- a CDS encoding CDP-alcohol phosphatidyltransferase family protein, with the protein MHIFTSLGLVSGFMALIATGEKNWQEAYAWLFLCFIIDGVDGTFARKFNVKNVLPYMDGKSIDFVIDFATYAIIPAYFFYQAEMVPANWMYPCLAIILIVSAIYYGKEGMVADNQYFVGFPVLWNAVVFYAFFVFHNHPALTTGMVIFFGILHFVPIKFAYPSRSRKYFFLHLLVSVAWFVSGGIILYAYPDRSVVGEWVAIAAAVYFGVIAVLDTWGKKKPSETMPPTV; encoded by the coding sequence GTGCATATTTTCACATCTCTGGGGCTCGTTTCGGGGTTTATGGCACTAATTGCAACCGGTGAAAAAAACTGGCAGGAAGCGTATGCATGGCTTTTTCTTTGTTTTATCATCGATGGCGTTGACGGTACATTTGCCCGTAAATTTAATGTAAAGAATGTTTTGCCCTATATGGATGGCAAAAGTATTGATTTTGTGATTGACTTTGCGACGTATGCGATTATTCCTGCCTACTTCTTTTATCAGGCTGAAATGGTACCGGCAAATTGGATGTACCCGTGCCTGGCGATTATTTTGATTGTATCGGCCATTTACTACGGAAAAGAGGGGATGGTTGCCGACAACCAGTATTTTGTGGGATTTCCGGTTTTATGGAATGCGGTAGTTTTTTACGCATTTTTTGTCTTCCACAATCATCCTGCACTGACAACGGGGATGGTAATATTTTTCGGGATTCTGCATTTTGTTCCCATCAAATTTGCTTATCCCAGCCGTAGTCGTAAATATTTTTTCCTGCATCTGTTGGTTTCCGTGGCGTGGTTTGTCTCCGGAGGCATCATTTTATATGCCTATCCCGATCGATCTGTAGTCGGAGAATGGGTTGCGATTGCTGCTGCTGTGTATTTTGGTGTGATTGCCGTATTGGACACCTGGGGCAAAAAAAAACCGTCGGAGACCATGCCGCCGACGGTTTAG
- a CDS encoding nucleotidyltransferase domain-containing protein, whose product MEQSSQILPEILKKNLLKIQDLCRRHKVKRLWAFGSVLSDAFGPDSDVDLLYELDESDITDDEYLANWDSFFVELFQIFSKKIDLVHYPSLKNPYFIEDVENTKVLLYGQKSDRLLAE is encoded by the coding sequence ATGGAGCAGTCTTCCCAGATATTGCCGGAGATTTTGAAGAAAAACCTTCTCAAAATCCAGGACCTTTGCCGCAGGCATAAGGTAAAGCGACTGTGGGCCTTTGGCTCTGTCCTGTCTGATGCCTTTGGTCCGGATTCAGATGTGGATTTGCTGTATGAGTTGGATGAATCTGACATCACAGATGATGAATATCTGGCCAATTGGGATAGTTTTTTTGTTGAACTTTTTCAGATTTTTAGTAAAAAAATTGACCTTGTCCACTATCCCAGTTTGAAAAATCCCTACTTCATCGAAGATGTAGAAAATACAAAAGTGCTTCTGTATGGCCAGAAATCTGATCGGTTGCTGGCCGAGTAA
- a CDS encoding HAD-IB family hydrolase, whose product MPDSRGYIVAAFDFDGTITRKDSMLEFIRFVRGDVFYWKGMAFLLPVLISYKLKILSEKRAKEILLKFFLGGMPAKDLWEAGKRFASEKIPSMLRKEAMARIRWHQAEGHVCFLVTASLSFWVRAWAEKEGFILIPTMPEITEGIFYGKIRGVNCKGWEKVRRIEEILAGTSPEKKYAYGDTSGDKPMLAWADEGFYRHFS is encoded by the coding sequence GTGCCTGATTCACGTGGGTATATTGTTGCAGCTTTTGATTTTGACGGGACAATCACCCGAAAGGATTCCATGCTGGAATTTATCAGATTTGTAAGGGGCGACGTATTCTATTGGAAGGGAATGGCTTTTTTGCTGCCAGTACTTATTTCTTACAAACTGAAAATTCTTTCGGAAAAGCGTGCAAAGGAAATTTTGCTAAAGTTTTTTTTAGGGGGAATGCCGGCAAAAGACCTTTGGGAAGCCGGAAAACGGTTTGCATCCGAAAAAATACCTTCCATGCTTCGAAAAGAAGCCATGGCACGTATCCGTTGGCACCAGGCCGAAGGGCATGTTTGTTTTCTGGTTACCGCCTCACTCAGCTTCTGGGTAAGGGCCTGGGCAGAGAAAGAGGGGTTTATATTGATTCCCACAATGCCGGAAATAACCGAAGGCATTTTTTACGGAAAAATACGCGGAGTCAATTGCAAAGGATGGGAGAAAGTGCGTAGGATTGAAGAAATACTGGCAGGTACATCTCCTGAAAAAAAATACGCCTACGGCGACACTTCCGGAGACAAACCCATGCTCGCATGGGCAGACGAAGGGTTCTACCGACATTTTTCGTAA
- a CDS encoding SCP2 sterol-binding domain-containing protein — MTLADTTAKVAKLAAAADSIGSTIKFSFKGGEGVVYLDGSSDPNVVSNEDKQADCTVNVAFDDFNDLLSGSLNPMGAFMSGKLKIDGDLSVAMKLSSLFG; from the coding sequence ATGACATTAGCAGATACGACAGCCAAAGTTGCCAAGCTGGCAGCAGCAGCAGATAGCATTGGTTCTACAATCAAATTCTCTTTTAAAGGAGGTGAAGGCGTTGTTTATCTTGACGGATCATCCGATCCGAATGTAGTTTCCAATGAAGATAAGCAAGCGGATTGTACGGTGAATGTTGCTTTTGATGACTTTAATGACCTGCTTTCGGGTAGTTTGAATCCGATGGGAGCTTTTATGAGTGGCAAACTGAAGATTGACGGTGATTTAAGCGTCGCGATGAAGCTGAGTTCATTATTTGGCTGA
- a CDS encoding ThuA domain-containing protein: MKILKSLLATLVVVLLFSAQSYAQNMQFRALLYTKTAGFHHESILAGVTAIKKLAERHMFAVDWQENASVFNDQNLEKYQVVIFLNTTGDIFDENQQKAMEKFIQSGKGFVGIHSASDTEYDWEWYTKMVGRMFHIHPQIQTAMIDVVDSNFPGLERMPKRLLWTDEWYEFTPPKIDDLHSLITLDETTYDPNVKWGEKVGKPMGVHPVSWYHLYDGGRAFYTALGHVPATFSDDVFTDHLYGAIYWAATGKGIKK; this comes from the coding sequence ATGAAAATCCTCAAAAGTTTACTGGCTACGCTCGTAGTTGTTCTGCTTTTTTCTGCTCAGTCTTATGCACAGAATATGCAGTTTCGCGCCCTCCTGTATACCAAAACCGCAGGTTTTCACCATGAATCTATTCTCGCTGGTGTAACAGCCATCAAAAAACTGGCCGAGCGCCACATGTTTGCCGTTGACTGGCAGGAAAATGCCTCCGTATTCAATGACCAGAATCTGGAAAAATATCAAGTCGTCATTTTCCTCAATACGACCGGTGATATTTTTGATGAAAACCAGCAGAAAGCAATGGAAAAATTTATCCAGTCCGGGAAAGGTTTTGTCGGTATTCACAGTGCTTCTGATACCGAATATGACTGGGAATGGTACACAAAGATGGTTGGACGAATGTTTCATATTCACCCGCAGATTCAGACTGCGATGATCGATGTGGTGGACAGCAATTTCCCCGGCCTGGAGAGAATGCCCAAACGCCTCCTTTGGACGGACGAATGGTATGAATTTACTCCTCCCAAAATCGATGACCTGCACAGCCTCATTACCCTGGATGAAACCACTTACGACCCCAATGTAAAGTGGGGCGAAAAAGTAGGCAAACCTATGGGCGTACATCCTGTCTCATGGTATCACCTCTACGATGGCGGAAGGGCATTTTATACCGCATTGGGACATGTTCCCGCTACCTTCAGCGACGATGTCTTCACCGACCACCTGTACGGCGCGATCTACTGGGCTGCAACCGGGAAAGGAATCAAAAAATAA
- a CDS encoding sugar phosphate isomerase/epimerase family protein, translating into MSHNYSPSRRNFLQTSSLAAASVFVPAVLSPVFGQNISERKFTLCINPGNIGVKANQKELLQMAIQHGYQSMSPMPDQLMAFSETEMKDFLGQMKAKGISWDSTNITVDFRKDEKTFKEGLSQLPEYAKILEKAGATRMNTWISNAHSDLTYSANFKQHADRLRACAKVLGYHGIRLGLEYVGPKSSMLRRKYPFMRTMAEARELIAAIGEPNVGLVLDSFHWYCAEDTAEDILALDKSDIITCDINDARADLSREAQIDGTRELPCATGVIDLKAFLGALVQIGYDGPVRSEPFNQPLRDMDDQEALKVNYQAMSKAFALVD; encoded by the coding sequence ATGTCACACAACTACTCTCCCTCGCGAAGAAACTTCCTCCAGACTTCCTCTCTGGCGGCGGCCTCTGTATTTGTTCCGGCTGTTTTGTCCCCTGTTTTTGGGCAAAATATATCAGAACGAAAATTTACCCTTTGTATCAACCCCGGAAACATCGGCGTCAAAGCCAACCAGAAAGAATTGCTGCAAATGGCGATTCAGCATGGCTATCAGTCAATGTCTCCTATGCCTGATCAATTGATGGCTTTTTCTGAAACGGAAATGAAAGATTTTCTCGGACAAATGAAGGCCAAAGGCATTTCCTGGGATTCGACCAATATCACCGTCGATTTCCGCAAGGATGAAAAGACCTTCAAAGAAGGGCTTTCCCAACTCCCCGAGTATGCAAAAATTCTGGAAAAAGCGGGTGCAACGCGGATGAATACCTGGATATCGAATGCACATTCCGACCTGACTTATTCCGCCAATTTTAAACAACACGCCGACCGCCTCCGCGCCTGCGCTAAAGTATTGGGCTATCACGGCATTCGCCTTGGACTGGAATACGTCGGGCCCAAATCTTCTATGCTTCGCCGCAAATATCCTTTTATGCGCACAATGGCGGAGGCCCGCGAACTGATTGCCGCTATCGGCGAACCCAATGTCGGACTCGTACTGGACAGTTTCCACTGGTATTGCGCTGAGGATACTGCCGAAGATATCCTCGCCCTCGACAAAAGCGATATTATCACCTGTGATATCAATGACGCAAGAGCCGATCTCTCCCGTGAAGCTCAAATTGATGGCACCCGCGAATTGCCCTGTGCCACAGGTGTTATTGATTTAAAAGCTTTTCTGGGTGCATTGGTACAAATCGGATACGATGGTCCGGTGAGGTCAGAACCCTTTAACCAGCCGCTTCGCGATATGGATGACCAGGAAGCGCTGAAAGTCAATTATCAGGCTATGTCCAAAGCTTTTGCTTTGGTTGATTAA
- a CDS encoding SDR family oxidoreductase produces MEILITGAAGFIGKKLARKLLETGTVSLNGNEKKRFDRLILFDIAAPEGLPDDPRMVIKTGNISDPATVSSLVNPDTAVVFHLAAIVSANAEENFDLGMAVNVDGTRYLLEACRNLGTQPMMVFSSSVGIYGGDLPEVGQDNMIITPTISYGTQKTIGELLVNEYSRKGFIDGRSLRLPTIMVRPGKPNRAASTFASSIIREPLTGQKAICPVDPQNRMYILSPRRVIEALIKAMELPASTWGWNRMLTLPGISASIREMVDALEKVAGKETVSLIEWKPDPMIEKIVSGWLHDYDAQRAKTMGFAADNSMEEIIRAHIEDELS; encoded by the coding sequence ATGGAAATTCTTATCACCGGTGCCGCTGGCTTTATTGGTAAAAAACTGGCCCGAAAATTACTGGAAACGGGTACTGTTTCCCTCAATGGCAACGAAAAAAAACGTTTCGACCGCCTCATCCTCTTTGATATTGCCGCGCCTGAAGGACTGCCCGACGATCCGCGTATGGTCATCAAAACGGGCAATATCTCCGATCCTGCCACCGTATCTTCGCTTGTCAATCCCGATACTGCTGTAGTATTTCACCTCGCTGCCATTGTCAGCGCCAACGCCGAAGAAAACTTCGACCTCGGTATGGCCGTCAACGTGGATGGTACCCGCTACCTCCTCGAAGCCTGCCGCAACCTGGGCACACAGCCCATGATGGTTTTCTCCAGCTCTGTGGGTATCTATGGGGGCGATCTTCCCGAAGTTGGGCAGGACAATATGATTATCACACCTACCATATCATACGGCACGCAAAAAACCATCGGCGAACTCCTCGTCAATGAGTACAGTCGCAAAGGGTTTATCGACGGACGCTCCCTCCGCCTGCCTACCATTATGGTCAGACCCGGTAAACCCAACCGCGCTGCCTCTACTTTTGCCAGTTCGATTATCCGCGAACCGCTGACAGGCCAAAAAGCTATTTGCCCGGTAGATCCCCAAAACCGTATGTATATCCTTTCGCCCCGAAGGGTAATCGAAGCGCTCATCAAAGCGATGGAACTACCTGCCTCCACCTGGGGCTGGAACCGCATGCTCACACTCCCCGGTATTTCCGCAAGTATCCGGGAAATGGTGGACGCGCTCGAAAAGGTCGCAGGTAAAGAAACTGTCAGTCTTATCGAATGGAAACCCGACCCGATGATCGAAAAAATTGTCTCTGGATGGCTCCACGACTACGATGCCCAAAGGGCAAAAACTATGGGTTTCGCCGCTGATAATAGTATGGAAGAAATTATTCGTGCGCATATTGAAGATGAACTCAGTTAA
- a CDS encoding NAD-dependent deacylase, translating to MIMKRLVVLSGAGISAESGLKTFRGSDGLWEGHNIMDVASPIGFKRNPELVLKFYNERRAQARLAQPNAGHLALAELQDSFEVIIITQNVDDLHEKAGSAAVLHLHGELNKVRSITDPSYIVKTDGDIHLGDKAPDGGQLRPHIVWFGEEVPQIVPASKIMSGADIVAVIGTSLVVYPAAGLLEFAPEFAPIFVIDPHKPEIPNSNRVFFIQEPGSTGVPRLAQILKEQFL from the coding sequence ATTATCATGAAAAGACTTGTCGTTTTATCGGGTGCAGGAATCAGCGCCGAAAGTGGCCTCAAAACCTTTCGAGGCTCTGACGGATTATGGGAAGGGCATAATATCATGGACGTGGCTTCTCCTATTGGTTTTAAGCGAAATCCTGAACTCGTATTAAAATTTTACAATGAACGCCGCGCCCAGGCACGGCTCGCTCAACCCAACGCAGGCCATCTCGCGCTGGCTGAACTGCAAGATTCTTTTGAGGTAATCATTATTACCCAAAATGTAGATGACCTGCATGAAAAAGCTGGCTCTGCCGCTGTGCTCCACCTCCACGGTGAACTCAACAAGGTGAGAAGTATAACGGATCCCTCCTATATCGTCAAAACCGATGGCGATATACATCTGGGAGACAAAGCGCCCGACGGTGGACAACTCCGCCCACATATCGTCTGGTTTGGAGAGGAAGTACCGCAAATTGTTCCAGCTTCAAAAATTATGTCCGGTGCAGACATTGTTGCCGTCATCGGCACTTCTCTCGTCGTATATCCTGCTGCAGGTCTGCTTGAATTTGCCCCGGAATTTGCGCCAATCTTTGTCATCGACCCCCACAAACCCGAAATCCCCAACTCCAACCGTGTGTTTTTTATTCAGGAACCCGGCTCAACGGGCGTACCCCGCCTCGCACAAATCCTGAAAGAACAGTTTCTCTGA
- a CDS encoding PfkB family carbohydrate kinase, giving the protein MSLVVVGSMAFDAIETPFGKTDKILGGAATYISLAASYFSNKVKAVSVVGYDFLEADMKMMSDHGVDLRGVQVKTDEKSFFWAGRYHNDMNTRDTLATELNVLGTFDPVIPDEYQDCEFLMLGNLSPDVQRQVIERLNKRPRLIVMDTMNFWMNIALDSLMETLRLIDVLVINDEEARQLSGEYSLVKAAHKIMSFGPSYLVIKKGEHGALLFHGHDIFSAPGLPLEEVFDPTGAGDTFAGGFIGHLARSGSVSFDNMKRAIIYGSAMASFCVEKFGPERLQQLTQTEINNRVNKFVQLANFEIIPRDLSDFLDQSA; this is encoded by the coding sequence ATGAGTCTTGTTGTAGTTGGGTCCATGGCCTTTGATGCGATTGAAACGCCTTTTGGCAAAACAGATAAAATCCTGGGTGGTGCCGCCACTTATATATCTCTTGCAGCTTCCTATTTCTCCAATAAGGTAAAAGCGGTTTCTGTGGTGGGATATGATTTCCTGGAAGCAGATATGAAGATGATGAGCGACCACGGAGTAGATCTTCGGGGCGTGCAGGTAAAAACTGACGAAAAATCATTCTTCTGGGCCGGACGCTATCACAACGATATGAATACCCGTGATACCCTCGCGACAGAGCTCAATGTCCTGGGCACGTTTGATCCGGTGATCCCCGATGAATATCAGGACTGTGAGTTTCTTATGCTGGGCAACCTCTCTCCCGATGTGCAACGCCAGGTTATCGAACGCCTCAACAAGCGGCCCCGGCTCATTGTCATGGACACGATGAACTTCTGGATGAATATCGCCCTCGACAGCCTGATGGAAACCCTCAGACTGATTGATGTCCTGGTGATCAATGACGAAGAAGCCCGGCAACTTTCCGGAGAATACTCGCTCGTCAAAGCCGCTCATAAAATTATGTCTTTCGGCCCGTCTTACCTCGTCATCAAAAAAGGGGAACACGGTGCGCTGCTCTTTCATGGGCATGATATTTTTTCTGCACCCGGCCTGCCTTTGGAAGAGGTATTTGACCCGACAGGTGCAGGAGATACGTTTGCCGGTGGTTTTATCGGCCATCTTGCCCGCTCCGGCAGCGTCAGCTTTGACAATATGAAGCGGGCCATTATCTACGGCAGTGCTATGGCAAGTTTCTGTGTGGAAAAATTTGGGCCAGAAAGATTACAGCAACTCACCCAAACAGAGATCAACAACCGCGTCAACAAGTTTGTCCAACTCGCCAATTTTGAAATTATCCCCCGCGACCTGAGCGATTTCCTCGATCAAAGTGCCTGA
- a CDS encoding TonB-dependent receptor, with translation MRFRILILFALISGIHPLFSQQTIRGTVTDKQTLAPLVNARVILMESEPLRGALTDESGAFRIENVPLGRQTIQVSYVGYHPVTRANLIVNIAQELIVNVEMEEKVNTVDEVVITSKGDKEKPLNELATVSARTFSVEEALRFAGSRNDPARIAQNFAGVSNVSDNRNDIIIRGNSPTGVLWRMEGIDIPNPNHFGALGTTGGPVSMVNNNNLSDADFMTSAFPAEYGNALAGVFDLNLRNGNNEKREFMGQIGFNGVEIGMEGPFSSKSKASYIANYRYSTLGVFKALGINFGTGSAVPEYQDLTFKIHLPTDKAGRWVLFGLGGKSAINFLDSESEGNIFNGGGEDLYNKARAGVIGLSHTYLFSPTAYGKLVLAVSGTGDGVEIDRFLDSTETPYRFYARSFNQIKYSANYQFNKKFNARNHLRAGVIFDLVNYSLIDSVRRNTGEYRIIHNSSDQTALLQAYSQWQHRFSDQLTFNAGIHFQQFFLNQSQAIEPRAGLKYQFSPKHSLSFGAGLHNQMQPIQMYFIETTLPGGAIVQTNKNLGFTRSMQLVAGYDWSINQNLRLKAETYYQWLANAPVETRNTPFSLLNAGADFAFPTVDSLVNEGTGRNYGLEMTVEKFFSEGYYFLFTTSLFDSKYTGSDGVERNTAFNGNYIFNLLGGKEFKLGRNSLSIDGKITTAGGKRFSAIDLAGSRLRGETVRNTDNPWTEQYPAYIRADLKTTFRLNGKKFLQEWSVDLQNVTNHKNVFSQDYDPASDSIKTTYQIGLFPVVQYRILL, from the coding sequence ATGAGATTCAGAATTCTTATACTTTTTGCCCTCATTTCAGGCATTCATCCTTTATTTTCCCAGCAAACCATTCGGGGTACTGTTACCGACAAACAAACACTGGCGCCGCTTGTCAATGCCAGAGTGATTTTAATGGAATCAGAACCGCTCCGTGGAGCGCTTACCGACGAAAGCGGCGCTTTCCGTATAGAAAATGTTCCATTGGGCCGGCAGACAATTCAGGTGAGTTATGTGGGGTATCATCCTGTAACCCGCGCCAACCTCATCGTCAATATTGCGCAGGAACTCATCGTAAATGTGGAAATGGAGGAGAAAGTCAACACTGTAGATGAAGTAGTCATCACCTCCAAAGGCGATAAAGAAAAACCCCTCAACGAACTGGCAACCGTGAGTGCCCGCACTTTCAGTGTGGAGGAAGCGCTTCGTTTTGCAGGCAGCCGCAATGACCCGGCCCGTATCGCACAAAACTTTGCGGGTGTGAGCAATGTTTCCGATAATCGAAATGATATTATCATTCGTGGCAATTCTCCTACAGGCGTTCTCTGGCGAATGGAAGGCATTGATATTCCCAACCCCAATCACTTTGGCGCATTGGGAACAACCGGTGGCCCCGTAAGTATGGTCAACAACAACAACCTCAGCGACGCCGATTTTATGACTTCGGCTTTTCCCGCCGAATATGGCAATGCACTCGCGGGCGTATTTGACCTCAACCTCCGCAATGGCAACAATGAAAAGCGCGAATTTATGGGGCAAATCGGGTTTAATGGGGTCGAAATAGGAATGGAGGGCCCGTTTTCATCCAAAAGTAAAGCCTCCTATATCGCCAATTACCGCTATTCGACACTTGGGGTTTTTAAGGCTTTGGGAATAAATTTTGGTACAGGAAGTGCTGTTCCCGAATATCAGGATCTGACTTTTAAAATTCATCTTCCTACAGACAAAGCCGGGAGGTGGGTGCTGTTTGGTCTGGGGGGGAAAAGTGCTATCAATTTTCTCGACAGCGAGTCTGAAGGGAATATTTTTAATGGTGGTGGGGAGGATTTATACAATAAAGCACGAGCCGGAGTCATCGGATTATCCCATACTTATCTTTTCAGCCCTACCGCTTATGGAAAACTCGTCCTTGCCGTTTCGGGTACAGGCGACGGGGTGGAGATTGACCGGTTTTTGGATTCTACGGAAACCCCTTACCGCTTTTATGCGCGGTCTTTCAATCAGATAAAATATTCCGCCAATTACCAGTTTAACAAAAAATTTAATGCCCGGAATCACCTTCGTGCCGGAGTTATTTTTGATCTGGTCAATTATAGCCTGATTGACAGCGTAAGGCGCAATACAGGAGAGTACCGGATCATTCACAACAGCAGTGACCAGACGGCCCTGCTTCAGGCATATTCGCAGTGGCAGCACCGTTTTTCAGATCAACTGACCTTCAATGCAGGCATCCATTTCCAACAATTTTTTCTCAACCAGTCTCAGGCAATCGAGCCCCGGGCCGGGCTCAAATATCAATTTAGCCCCAAACATTCCCTTAGTTTTGGTGCCGGTCTTCACAATCAGATGCAGCCGATTCAGATGTATTTTATCGAAACAACATTGCCGGGCGGAGCAATTGTACAGACAAATAAAAACCTCGGATTTACCCGAAGTATGCAGCTGGTAGCAGGGTACGACTGGAGTATAAACCAAAATCTCCGGTTAAAAGCAGAGACCTATTATCAGTGGCTGGCAAATGCGCCTGTGGAAACGCGCAATACCCCCTTTTCGCTGTTGAATGCAGGAGCAGATTTTGCATTTCCTACTGTAGATAGTCTGGTAAATGAGGGTACGGGAAGAAATTACGGACTGGAGATGACGGTAGAAAAGTTTTTTAGCGAAGGATATTATTTTCTGTTTACTACCTCGCTGTTTGATTCCAAATATACAGGAAGTGATGGGGTGGAGAGGAATACCGCATTCAACGGGAATTACATATTTAACCTGTTAGGCGGGAAAGAATTTAAGCTGGGGAGGAACAGCCTTTCCATTGACGGAAAAATCACAACGGCTGGAGGAAAAAGATTTTCGGCGATTGACCTGGCCGGGTCGCGTTTACGGGGCGAAACCGTAAGAAATACAGACAATCCCTGGACAGAGCAGTATCCCGCTTATATTCGGGCAGATTTGAAAACTACTTTCCGGCTCAATGGGAAAAAATTTCTGCAGGAATGGTCCGTGGACCTTCAGAATGTCACCAACCACAAAAACGTATTTTCCCAGGACTATGATCCGGCTTCTGATTCTATCAAAACTACCTATCAGATTGGTTTGTTTCCGGTAGTACAATACCGGATTTTGCTATAA